In Cyclopterus lumpus isolate fCycLum1 chromosome 5, fCycLum1.pri, whole genome shotgun sequence, the genomic stretch GAGCCTAAATACAAGCAACGTGTTCATCAGATGTATAATTTAGGAATATTTTGCAGGTATGTCATCTATATATAGAATATTTCCCACTTTTCCCCCCCTCATTGTTGATAgtaataaacttttttttttttttacagattaatATCTTTAttgaataagtaaaacaacctTAAACAGCATTAAGTTTGTGTTTCATTGCAATCTAGAGTTTGCTTATTCTCAGATGTCGTATATAAAGTTTGCACCctaaaagttttatttttatttttttaatatcaatatttgtTCCAAACGGTGAATTCTACAATTCAGAAAGGTCTAGTGTGAGATGAGgcgatataaatataaataaatgttgtgggTGGATGAAAATATCGATAGAATTGTCTGGTGGCAAAGATGTTGTGGTTAAAATGACCATGTTATATGGCTATTACACCATATCATATtatcacttattgtaagtcgctttggataaaagcgtcagctaaatgacatgtaatgtaatattaaatacaaatttcTAATATTTCGGTAATCAGTCCTGCTCATCCGTTTGTAACCACAATGGTCGAATACAACACGGTATTACAACATAAGCTTATGTTTCGTCTTTATTGGCCAAACCAAACTACACCTTTCATTCAACAGGTTATTACGCAAGAGGGAATGTGACTGGGTGTATAGCCAGCGGTGAAAGATGAATGATGAAGTGACTACAAGAGACACATTTCACATAGCTAGTGACCTTCCCTGCAGGTGTAGATAACTCCATTCATATtggatttactttttttctatACTATTATAATCATGAGTTTTGTTTCGGGCTTCCACCAAAAATTTGACTGTAAAATGTAGACAAATTTGagctgagagaaaaaaaaaaaaaaaaaactcaccgcATTGTGTCAACGACACACTTTAACATAATTAAGggattaatacattttattaccGATATACTGTGTAAATGTCACTTTCACTGTGACCGGTTTACGGCAGTACAGGTTACCACATTGTCTGCTTTCCTGCATAACCGGATTAGCAATGTGGTAGAGACTCGCGACTACTCATCCTGATATTTGTTCTGTCGTCCTAATCCCGTGTACATCGATGTTCTCCACGTGGACACACCCAAATGCTGACAGAAGACGGCACCGTCATGCATTCTTACAGTTAATCCATCATGCATTGTATTGTTTTGAAAAAGCTCTCCAGACAATCAGAGACACTTAGTTAAAACCGTGGACTGTTTATGGGAAGCAGACGCAGTCACCGCGACGTCACCCGTCGGCTCGGAGCCTCGAGTTCGGAAGTTTAGCCGTCGCCAAGAAGGTGGAGCGAAGTTCATCCAAACGATTAATGAGACAAGAAGTTTACAATTAACTTTAATGAGGTGAAAACACTTAAAACTGCCAGATCAGTGTAGTAGCAACACATGggagccccgccctaaagcataccctgctttattgtgtgtttttagaccataatttactaaatgaacatcacgctgtattgaagaagacttgaaactagagattgagaccaaaaactcatgtttactgagggaatacatcaataaaagtagtcatttatatagacttctatacaaccagaggagttgccccctggtggtcaggagagataatgcagctttaacacatgaagcatagacttctatacaaccagacttctttttgcgaCCAGATCCCAACTGAGCTTCTCTTCTGTTCTTGCAGCTTTCCAGAGTTCTGCGCCTCCTCAAGTATCCGGCCGAGGACTCTGAGAACCcaccacaggtgtgtgtgtgtgtgtgtgtgtgtgtgtgtatgaaatcATTTTGATGCAGTTCACATAGAAGGTTGTGTGAATCTTATACTCTGTGTTGATTACATTTGATTGGTTTTCAGTGTGAACCTCTATTCTTTCTGACAGACTTTACATCTTTTTATTCCCACAAACTTAATTCTAAGGCCTAATTTAGGGTAGATTCTCCTTTTTGATGTTCAGTTCGAGGGGGTCGATGCTGTGAAACCGTAATGagcttgtttttaattattatttgcaGTGTTTTAGATGATGTGGCTGAACCACATACTCAAAACAGACCAAACTGTCCTCATCCTCCACCCATCTGCAGCTTCATTCTTATTATTTCTACAAAGCAAATCtttaataaaaccttttttttggaaTTGACCGAATCGGTCGGGACTCGGCGCGAGTGCTCATTGCACAACTGGCTGATTCATTGAAATGTGTAGTGTGAGTTAACTCGATGTGCAAGATGAATAAAATCATTGTGTCGGCTCAGCTTTTGGATCAAAGACGCTCcgtaacaacaacaatgaacaaGAGTTTTTTAAATTGAACTCCGTGCTGCCGTGAGCCGTCTGATAACATCAGCTCGTACCTGTTAGTGCGGCTCCAATAGAAACCGGTGTAATGGCTCAGTGCTCCATTTAGCCACGGCTTTGTTTATTGTCAGTGGATCTTACATCCTGGTCAGATTTTTTAAAGGCTTGACTCCGCAGCGCCGGATACAAATGTAAACTAGAGTGGCGCCTCGCCCAGCCGCAACATTCAAATTCACTCTGAGCTGCCGTCACGTTGAAGCCGGTTTACTTTGAACACGTAGACATGAAGTTGTTGTTAACATTCTGATGCAGGTAAAGGTCCGTCTACTTGACTTCCATCAGGTTGATTTGTTTGTCCAACCGGGAAAACATTTGTCAACGAGCACAACGGCAGAACACACTTTAATCAGTGAAAGAATTTACCTTTCgctaagccccccccccccccccggttacTGTCGCTAGGACTGTCACGATTTTGTGCCGTTCACCTTTCACGATATCGGGGCGAGACACTGCAACGGAAATAATATACGAGTTTAAGAGAGAAGTGCACAGAAAGGAAAAATATCTGGGAGGAGCTTATGATCAAATGGTCAATTGTGGatgtttaaattgttttgttcagttacattatgatgcgttcaggctccgttcagtgaaaatgagtattgggcGACTGTAAATTATAACGTCACCGTGATGTGTTCACATCTTGTAAAACGTAGTGTTGGTGAGGAACTTTATTAAATCCAgttgttttcacaacaacataaatgGATATGAGATTCATTATTATACTGTTTACGTTAAGCTCTAAACtgattataatacattattaatacgTCTGactatttgttttaatccataaaaatacaatctttcaTTTCCTTAttacaacaaagtaaaaggatttttcttttttctttgtttacaccGATGTatcttgtagaccagctgccataatcaaacaacaatatgCATCGGCGGCAACAAAAACCCCACGATCAGGGATCtgtaaaagttatatttgctccttttttttgttttcttttgtgctgatccgatctGTGATCCGATCCGTGACTCTGATCCGCGATACGATCTGaaccgtgagttttatgatccgcTGCACCACGAATAGAGATTGTTGACGAGAGCACTCATTCAAGCCTTTATGTTTGCCTTCCACAGAGGTCACATGACTCAAATAAGTGCTCTGACAACATTATTCAAGTCTGTCACCTTTTAGAACCGGTCCTAACTTGCAGTTTACCGGTCCGTGTGTTTGTCCGGCAGACCGTGGAGCAGGCCTTCAGGCAGATCCAGAAcattgtggacttcagctcCAACGTGATGAGCAGCCTGCTGGGAGAGAAGTTCATCCACAGCGGGGTGAGACGCGTTCTGTTCACACCTTTTAACCCGTAAAACATGAAGAGTATGCAGCACTTATGCTAGTGGGGGCTAACGTAGCCCCGGGTGGCCGACAGAGGGTCAGGTAGGTGGCCTACAGAGGGTCATGTGACCTACAGAGGGTCAGGTGGCCTACAGAGGGTCAGGTGGCCTACAGAGGGTCATGTGACCTCACCTCCTTCAAAACTAAACTTTAAGTTTTCAACCTCAACCAACACTGACttgatgcaaaacaaaaacagctatATTGATTAGGGCCGCCACTAACGACTCGTTTTCTATTGAATAATCTGTTGACTATTTTAccgatttttaaataaattaatccAAACAATTAATCTATTACCAGTATTTTGAGTATCGAAATCTGCCTTCACGTTTTACATCACTCTCCTGTTTGTAATGGAGATCCATGGACGGGAGCTTTTTCATCGAGGCAGAATAACGCATGCAAATAACAAATAACCGAATCTCTACTTACACAAGAGACGGGAGAAGCCCCGCCTCTTTTGTGGGCGTGTTGACGCCCTGACCCTCACCCAAGCTGAGATGGTACTTCAACCGGCGGTGAGCAGGTACtgaaatcacattttattatgtGGTAGCAGACAAGACGGCTTAaaaaagccattaaaaaaatggcaacacacaccAGCCTGTGTCACGGCAATGTGTCTGCATCAGCTCACACAACAAAGATGCCAGTGTTCATTAGTCTTTTTGACTCAAAGCACTTttacaaatgtgtaatttaaagTTTTCAAGCGAATCGATATTGGAACACGCCCccatcaggggggggggggcggggccaaaaCACGAGACCGTTTTCTTGCAGCTGCGATTTCAGGAAAACAAAGAGTGACAGTGTTGGCGTCCGGAGGGTTCCCGCGGTCATATGGTGCCGACTTTTTAAGATTGAACTGTGAGCTGGAGGTTGGACTCAATAGCTCCATTTATTTGGCTCCATGAGAAGTTCTCTGTGCGTTATCGACCCGTAACGAACCGGTGAGGAGAACCGCGAGACTCTGCAGCAGAGACGGAGCTGCGTTTTTGGTGACTTTGGTAACTaagtttttatgttttcattttctcttcagGAAGTGGTCAAACTGCCGCTAGAGTTTGTGcgacagctgtcaatcaaagttcAACATCAAAGACcaggtacatttttatttttatttttttttgtgtaatctTCTGggtggaaaaagaaagaacagagaCGCGTGTTgataatgtttacatgtttattcGTTCAGGAGGTTAGATGATAAATtaacgtgtctgtgtctgtctgtgtgtgtcagcctggCGCTGTGATAAGGTGATGGACATCTACAGCGGCTGTGCTCTCTGTCTGCCCAACCTGACGTCTCCAATCCTCCACCAGccaacacacactcctccactCTGCATTGAGattaaggtacacacacacacacatacacacacacacacacacacaaaaataacaaagttAATTCCTTTTGAGCCGATCTGTAGTTTCATCTTGGTATTAAAACTGGTTTAAGAAGTTCTGGCTCCTGAGAAGCAGTTTCAGAAATCTTCGCCTGTGAATCACTCAGACAAACATCACATGAGTTtgactaagtgtgtgtgtgtctatctctgtgtgtgtgtgtgttactcagctgctgttttgtgtgttttgttcttaGCCCAAATGTGGCTTCCTGCCGTCCTCCAAACATGTCAGCAAAGACATCAAGACCAAAGTGTGCCGCTTCTGCATGCACCAACACTACAAGgtaactacaagtacacacactacaagtacacacacactacactacaagTACCCCCCCCCGGCTGCAGCAAAACAGTGCTGGTCACTTTATTCAAAGTTTAACAACACTTAATGTTTTGCACCAAACTTGAAGGCACCTCCGTCGTGTTACCGGATGAACTTGAGATTCGCGAAGGACACGCCCACAGACAGAAGTTCCTCCCTAGATAGATgggaaaacaactaaaaactacagaacaaactctttttttattggttAAATTACTTCCGTCTCTCGTTGACGTTCCTTCATCCCttttgtattctctctctctcaccaggtggCCAATGGGAAGTGGAAGAGGCCGAGTCTGTACTGTCCTCTAGACCTGTTCTCAGGGTGAGATAAAGCACATCCAGCTCTTATACATAAATAACTTGAGCAACTATTCCTTCCACCACACTGCAGATTCAGCTGCTCATAACGAAGCTGCTTGTTCTCTCGTTTCTGTTCAGTAACCGACAGAGAATGCACTTTGCCATCAGACACCTGATAGAAGAACCTCAGAACAACTTCAAGATCTTTAAGGTGAGACGGAACCgtccctctctcgctctgtaCGATGCAGACTTCAGCAACCCGGTCCATCAACACACCTCCTCCTGGTTTAAGGAGCGATGAACGGAATGATTGGTGTTTATGACACGTGGGAAAGTTATAAAGAGTATTTATGACCTGCTGAGCTCAAAATGCAGAAATACAGTTGGAGAATCAGAACAGACTAAACTTAACCTCCGCTTGAGATCCTCCTGCAGTCTTTGCTCTTCTAACCGAAGCCGTGACGAGAGCTCTGAGATATTCAACCCCCGCATGTGTCTGTCAGGGAGGTCAGTGCATCTACAGCAGCAAGGAGGTCAGCGACGACTCGATGGACCTGAACTCCCTGCTGCATCACCTCAGACCGTACTTCCTGTACGGAAACAACCGGATCAACAGTCACGTGACCAGCAAAGCGGTCCTGAACAACTTCATCCAGGTAAAGCTATCGCGCTAATGGGGATTCTACCCAacgtgccttttttaaaatgtaccaACACAAAGAGTCTCAACATCCTTCTAAAGTCTCGCCGTTTTCCTGAAACTCCGTCAGTCAGAGATGTGAGAAGATTAAAGTGTATGTTATTCTCCGTTTAAAAATAGAGCTACAAGaactttttatttatcaatTCTTGATCTCACATGAAGGTTTAAAGACTCGTCACTCGGGTCGTGATCAGACC encodes the following:
- the ippk gene encoding inositol-pentakisphosphate 2-kinase isoform X2, producing MEPDKMDENEWKYHGEGNKSLVVSHVQLSRVLRLLKYPAEDSENPPQTVEQAFRQIQNIVDFSSNVMSSLLGEKFIHSGEVVKLPLEFVRQLSIKVQHQRPAWRCDKVMDIYSGCALCLPNLTSPILHQPTHTPPLCIEIKPKCGFLPSSKHVSKDIKTKVCRFCMHQHYKVANGKWKRPSLYCPLDLFSGNRQRMHFAIRHLIEEPQNNFKIFKGGQCIYSSKEVSDDSMDLNSLLHHLRPYFLYGNNRINSHVTSKAVLNNFIQVLVNALLSGGGGEVETDTRGEGRSFCDASLFNKERISNGSQGLPGDSVLFRILQTQMLDTLDIEGLYPLYRRVEQHLQDFPKERGTTVWSPASLPVCVRTRLQMEGPYNEAFLEKLQKCPTEDDGSVEYAVAKVRPAARVLYRFPLVGSRSTTSTN